In Desulfosudis oleivorans Hxd3, the DNA window TTCAAACACCATTTTTTCAACGGCATAAAGGGAATCGCCCACCGTGGAGACCCCCACTCCCTGAATACCGGAAAAATTGTAAACCGCGCCCCCTGAAGTGGAACATTTCCCCTTTTCCAGGCACCCGTCGATCAGCATGCTGGTCAGGGGGGTGGGATGAAAGGCGGCATGGGCCTTTTCAATGGCCTGAAGGTCGTTTTTGAGCCTGCCAAGCTGGTGCCGAAGCTGGGTCCGGTAAGCGTCCGTTACATCCGCCATGGTCCGCATTTGTAAAACCGCCATGGTTTTGGCGCCGGTGCGTCTGCGGGCGCCGAACCGCCGGCCTTCGTTCAAGGCCAGTTCCAGGGCCAGGGGCATGTTGATAATGGCGGCGTCGGTGGAGCCCAGGGTCTTGCCCTGGGAGGTGGGCTCCACGCACCCGATGGCCACGTAGTTGCGGGCGTCGGCCAGGGTGTAGCCCGCCTTCTGCATGGTGGCGATGATGGTTTCGTCATTGTACAGGGCCGGCGCGCTGCCTTTGCCCGTGGTCACTTCCACCACCTTGTCGTAAAAGGCCTTTGGCGTGTTTTTGTGAATGCGCACGTGGGAGTTGGGCTGGCGCATGCGCAGCTCGTCCATCAGCTCCAGCAGGATATAGCTGAGTTCGTTGGTGGCGTCCTCCCCGTTTTTGTCCATGCCGCCGGTGGTGACCACCTGGTAGCTGGTCAGGCCCCCCAGGGTTTTTGCCAGAATCTCCGGGTAGGCGGGCACGGTCTCACTGAGCTTGACGCAGAAGGCGCCCAGAATCTCCTTTGCCTGGTCCCGGGTGAGCCGGCCTTCGGACAGGTCTTTCTGATAGTAGGGCCAGAGGATCTGGTCCATGCGGCCCACGCAGAGGCTCTCTCCCAGGCTCTCCTGAAACAGGGAAATATGGGTCAGCAGCATGGCCTGGACCGCCTCGAAAAAGGTGTTTGCCCCGTGGCGGGGAACCCTTTTGCAGGCATCGGCAATGCGCTCAAGGTCGGCCTTTCGGACGGGGTCGGCCTCGTTTTTGGCCATTTTTCGGGCCAGGTCCGCGTACCGTTCGGCAAAGGCGATCAGGCCGCCGGCCGCGATCCGGGCCGCCTGATAAAAATCGCGCTGCTCCGGCGCGGTGGCTGCCTGCTCATGGGCCTCGATCTCCTTTAAAAACCCCTCCAGGCCGATGGCCAGAATCTTTTCATGGTTGGGCGTCAGGTGGGAGATGCCGCCGGTTTCATATATCTGGTATTCTCTGGCCGTGAGCTGGCCCACGGCAAAGGTCAGCTGCTGCCTGATCGTGGGAAACGCCTTGCGGATGATGTTTCTGTTCAGCCAGAAGGGAATCGTGGCGAACAGCTTCCAGCGGTGGGCAGGCGTGGTCTCCAGGGGGTTGAGGCGGCGCTTGTGAAATTTGAAGATTTCCATCAGCACGCTGATGCCGTGGGACTCCGGATAGATAATGCCGCCCACGCGGCGGGAGGTGTAGTTGCCCGCCAGAATTTCATCCGGGTAGATGTAAATGCTTTTGTTTTTCAGCACATGGCTTACCGCCCCGGCAATCTGAACGGCCACGGGTTTTTGGCGGTTGGCCCTGTTTTTAAAGTATGCGGTCCAGAGCAGCGCCCGCTCCGGGCAGACGCCGGGCACGGCCTCCTGAACGACTTTTTTTAGGCGGCTGATACGGTCTTCCATGGAGATATTCCTTGTTTTGGGTCCGGGGGCGATAAAAGGCCTGTCAGGAGGTGCTTCCGGCACCGGTTTCGATGCTTTTCTGTTTAATCCGTTTTTTCTGATGATCGGCCTGTTGTGACCAGGCCGGGTTGTTTCGAAGATAGAGGGTTGCCAGTTCGTTGAACCGGGCCGCCAGGGCGAGGTTTTCTTTTTGCAGCCAGGCTTCGGCAAGATAAAAATAGGCCGGCCCGTCGGCCGGGTTGATGCCCACGGCCCGCTCCAGTGTCCGGATGGCCCCGTCATAATCTTTTTGTTCAAACAGCCGGTATCCCTCCACGGTCAGGCTGTGGGCCGCCGCCATCCGGGCGTCGGGTGCCGCGCCCGAAGGATCACCGGGAGAGGTAAGGGCAGGGGCGGGCAGGCCGGTGTCCGGCTCCGGCTCCGGCATAATGGCAACCCGGGCGCAGG includes these proteins:
- a CDS encoding pyruvate formate lyase family protein, translating into MEDRISRLKKVVQEAVPGVCPERALLWTAYFKNRANRQKPVAVQIAGAVSHVLKNKSIYIYPDEILAGNYTSRRVGGIIYPESHGISVLMEIFKFHKRRLNPLETTPAHRWKLFATIPFWLNRNIIRKAFPTIRQQLTFAVGQLTAREYQIYETGGISHLTPNHEKILAIGLEGFLKEIEAHEQAATAPEQRDFYQAARIAAGGLIAFAERYADLARKMAKNEADPVRKADLERIADACKRVPRHGANTFFEAVQAMLLTHISLFQESLGESLCVGRMDQILWPYYQKDLSEGRLTRDQAKEILGAFCVKLSETVPAYPEILAKTLGGLTSYQVVTTGGMDKNGEDATNELSYILLELMDELRMRQPNSHVRIHKNTPKAFYDKVVEVTTGKGSAPALYNDETIIATMQKAGYTLADARNYVAIGCVEPTSQGKTLGSTDAAIINMPLALELALNEGRRFGARRRTGAKTMAVLQMRTMADVTDAYRTQLRHQLGRLKNDLQAIEKAHAAFHPTPLTSMLIDGCLEKGKCSTSGGAVYNFSGIQGVGVSTVGDSLYAVEKMVFEDRAMGLAELVDHLKSGLSNEAVRTRLRRLEKFGNDHAEADRWTRFVMDDYADAMAEMGQTTRGGRYNAGLYSNTTHIHFANFVGALPNGRRQGEPFASGIAPENGMDRRGPTALVNSMNRLDFTRMANGINFNIKFNALNMKDDAGKNALGSIFRVYFDRGGMQVQANMLDPEMLMAARDNPSLHPHLLVRVSGYSAYFNDLSPEMKDEIIARSFVAA
- a CDS encoding tetratricopeptide repeat protein, whose translation is MPEPEPDTGLPAPALTSPGDPSGAAPDARMAAAHSLTVEGYRLFEQKDYDGAIRTLERAVGINPADGPAYFYLAEAWLQKENLALAARFNELATLYLRNNPAWSQQADHQKKRIKQKSIETGAGSTS